From a single Melospiza georgiana isolate bMelGeo1 chromosome 5, bMelGeo1.pri, whole genome shotgun sequence genomic region:
- the PPAT gene encoding amidophosphoribosyltransferase, with the protein MELEELGIREECGVFGCIASGAWPTELDVPHVITLGLVGLQHRGQESAGIVTSDGESSQAFKVHKGMGLINHVFSADSLKKLYPSNLGIGHTRYSTSGISELQNCQPFVVETLHGKIAVAHNGELTNAAQLRRKLMRHGVGLSTSSDSELITQLLAFTPPLENDDTADWVARIKNLMKETPTSYSLLIMHKDIIYAVRDPYGNRPLCIGRLIPVGDMNGKGKDNTETEGWVVSSESCSFLSIGAEYYREVLPGEIVKISRHDVQTLDVVRRPEGDPSAFCIFEYVYFARPDSIFEGQMVYSVRKRCGQQLAIEAPVEADLVSTVPESATPAALGYAQKCGLPYVEVLCKNRYVGRTFIQPNMRLRQLGVAKKFGVLSDNFKGKRVVIIDDSIVRGNTISPIIKLLRESGAKEVHIRVASPPIRFPCYMGINIPTKEELIANRPEFRDLANYIGADSVVYLSVEGLVSSVQESIKARRDNNPKANKSFGKLGHCTACLTGEYPVELEW; encoded by the exons GGGCCAGGAGAGCGCTGGAATTGTGACAAGTGATGGCGAGTCATCCCAGGCATTCAAAGTGCACAAg gGAATGGGCCTTATAAACCACGTCTTCAGTGCAGACAGCCTGAAGAAGCTGTACCCTTCTAACCTTGGTATTGGGCACACGAGGTACTCCACCTCAGGAATTTCTGAGCTTCAGAACTGCCAGCCTTTTGTTGTAGAGACTCTTCATGGGAAGATTGCTGTGGCACACAATGGGGAGCTAACAAATGCTGCACAGCTCAGAAGGAAG CTTATGCGGCACGGTGTGGGACTGTCGACAAGTTCTGACAGCGAGCTGATCACCCAGCTGCTGGCTTTCACACCTCCCCTGGAGAACGACGACACGGCCGACTGGGTGGCAAG AATAAAAAACCTAATGAAGGAAACTCCAACTTCATATTCATTGCTAATTATGCACAAAGACATAATCTATGCAGTACGTGATCCGTATGGGAATCGCCCGCTCTGCATTGGTCGCCTTATTCCAGTAGGGGACATGAATGGGAAAG GAAAAGATAACACTGAAACAGAAGGATGGGTTGTTTCTTCTGAATCCTGCAGCTTTTTGTCTATTGGTGCAGA GTACTATCGGGAGGTCCTTCCTGGGGAGATTGTGAAAATATCCAGACATGATGTCCAGACACTGGATGTTGTACGAAGGCCTGAAGGAGACCCTTCAGCATTCTGCATCTTTGAATACGTTTATTTTGCAAGACCAGACAGTATTTTTGAAG GTCAGATGGTATATTCAGTCCGCAAAAGATGTGGGCAGCAGCTTGCTATTGAAGCACCTGTGGAAGCAGACCTGGTCAGCACTGTTCCAGAGTCTGCAACCCCAGCAGCTCTTGGTTATGCTCAAAAG TGTGGACTACCATACGTTGAGGTGCTCTGTAAAAATCGATATGTAGGGAGAACGTTTATCCAGCCAAATATGAGGTTACGGCAGCTTGGTGTTGCAAAGAAGTTTGGTGTTCTGTCTGATAATTTTAAAGGCAAACGAGTTGTTATCATTGATGATTCAATTGTGAGAGGCAATACCATTTCACCCATAATAAAACTACTGAGAGAATCAGGAGCCAAAGAG GTGCACATCCGTGTAGCTTCACCTCCTATAAGATTTCCTTGTTACATGGGAATAAACATTCCAACTAAAGAAGAACTCATTGCCAACAGACCTGAATTTCGTGATCTTGCAAACTATATAG GAGCAGACAGTGTTGTCTATCTTTCTGTGGAGGGGCTGGTATCATCTGTGCAAGAAAGCATCAAAGCAAGGCGAGACAACAACCCCAAAGCCAACAAGTCCTTTGGAAAGCTTGGTCATTGCACAGCGTGTCTCACTGGAGAATATCCTGTTGAGCTAGAATGGTGA